Proteins encoded by one window of Dreissena polymorpha isolate Duluth1 chromosome 11, UMN_Dpol_1.0, whole genome shotgun sequence:
- the LOC127849537 gene encoding putative inhibitor of apoptosis isoform X2, with translation MEFTPRINIGRRSRNTSAALKKLLSKSLFVGKSTPWKGSVTVVPIDSVVPIDNFNFNCIPVFKIHLSKGFRNKNTKTTRMETSKILDGLYVLGTKCGLDVLPLLYASKTKTYAVFSPSSFWKTLHFTEDQHLTETFLAYKNENRQCFYCSDADFSSFEKHIRTNKIPLIRFDDIAQTHVTIGFEESQRNEFIFPGSETFNQPAYDESTERFPIQVTDDEETEIPSQQHTDRSGQMQSNTRQEQQNSKKWETAKYPDYEDFKYRLESFRGWPLTEPSPRTLCHSYDLVRCFCCGIDLKDFSDTDNPLLEHAKHSENCSFLLDHLGSREAVERYKQRFVTQDPEEIRRRQRDQFQRQQGRAAANYRAKHERFRTLKSRMDTFINWPQHLSQRPQQLAEAGMYFTGVDDHCRCFACDGGLRKWEPGDDPWIEHCRWFPACPFAREIKGDGFINLVQLSADHVLEENGSNSQDEASCAMAALTIDDAKIQKIVEQNKDALVQDMGFSIVDVKTAIFEQGNPNPDINDIVIRLEVLNDRRQVEENLKQTHAPPDSGGPFPTERLLEENQRLKNMLLCHLCYNNSVNALFLPCTHHKYCMECTEHIDRCPHCNRSIKERIRTYMT, from the exons ATGGAATTCACGCCGAGGATTAACATTGGACGCCGAAGCAGAAACACTAGTGCTGCCTTGAAAAAGCTTTTGAG TAAATCTCTGTTTGTAGGCAAAAGTACACCCTGGAAAGGTTCGGTTACAG TCGTTCCAATAGATTCAGTCGTTCCAATAGATAACTTCAACTTTAACTGCATTCCTGTTTTCAAAATTCACTTAAGTAAAGGATTTCGCAACAAAAATACTAAAACTACCAGAATGGAAACATCAAAGATTTTAGATGGTTTATATGTTTTGGGTACCAAATGTGGCCTAGACGTTCTCCCACTGTTGTACGCCAGCAAAACAAAAACGTATGCAGTGTTCTCTCCGTCTTCGTTTTGGAAAACCCTACATTTCACAGAGGACCAACATCTGACAGAAACGTTTTTAGCATACAAAAATGAGAATCGGCAATGCTTCTACTGTTCAGATGCGGACTTCAGTTCGTTTGAGAAACACATTCGTACTAATAAAATCCCTTTAATCAGGTTTGATGATATAGCCCAGACTCATGTAACAATTGGTTTTGAAGAAAGTCAGCGGAATGAATTCATTTTTCCCGGCTCTGAAACATTTAATCAGCCTGCTTACGATGAAAGTACAGAAAGATTTCCCATCCAAGTCACTGATGACGAGGAGACTGAAATCCCTTCACAGCAACACACTGATCGAAGTGGACAAATGCAATCTAACACAAGACAAGAGCAACAAAATAGCAAAAAATGGGAG acAGCCAAATATCCAGATTACGAGGATTTTAAATACAGATTGGAATCATTCCGCGGATGGCCATTGACTGAACCAAGCCCGAGAACACTAT GTCACAGTTACGACCTCGTGCGGTGTTTCTGCTGTGGAATCGATCTAAAAGACTTCTCTGACACGGACAATCCATTGCTGGAGCACGCGAAACATTCCGAAAATTGTTCGTTCCTGCTGGACCACTTAGGAAGTCGGGAGGCCGTAGAAAGATATAAG CAAAGGTTCGTTACTCAGGATCCTGAAGAGATCAGGCGAAGGCAACGTGACCAGTTCCAAAGGCAACAAG GTCGAGCAGCCGCAAACTACAGAGCAAAGCACGAGAGGTTCCGAACGCTTAAATCTCGCATGGATACTTTTATAAATTGGCCTCAACATTTGTCCCAGAGACCACAACAGCTGGCCGAGGCAGGGATGTACTTCACAG GTGTTGATGATCATTGTCGTTGTTTCGCGTGTGACGGCGGCTTGAGAAAATGGGAACCAGGAGATGATCCTTGGATAGAACACTGTCGGTGGTTTCCGGCTTGTCCTTTCGCAAGAGAAATCAAGGGCGATGGATTTATCAACCTCGTCCAACTTTCTGCCGATCATGTCTTGGAA GAAAATGGATCAAATTCTCAAGACGAAGCGAGTTGTGCTATGGCTGCTTTAACTATTGATGATGCAAAGATTCAAAAGATAGTGGAACAAAATAAAGACGCTCTAGTTCAGGACATGGGTTTTTCTATTGTCGATGTAAAAACCGCCATTTTTGAACAAG GCAACCCTAACCCAGATATTAATGATATCGTTATTCGACTGGAGGTACTGAATGATAGAAGGCAGGTCGAAGAAAACTTAAAGCAAACACATGCACCACCAGATTCGGGAGGTCCATTTCCAACAG AACGATTACTGGAAGAAAACCAACGATTGAAGAACATGCTTTTGTGCCATTTATGCTACAACAACTCAGTGAACGCCTTGTTTCTACCTTGCACACATCACAAATACTGCATGGAATGCACAGAACACATCGATAGATGTCCACACTGTAACAGATCAATAAAAGAAAGGATTCGAACATATATGACATGA
- the LOC127849537 gene encoding putative inhibitor of apoptosis isoform X1 — protein MEFTPRINIGRRSRNTSAALKKLLSKSLFVGKSTPWKGSVTVVPIDSVVPIDNFNFNCIPVFKIHLSKGFRNKNTKTTRMETSKILDGLYVLGTKCGLDVLPLLYASKTKTYAVFSPSSFWKTLHFTEDQHLTETFLAYKNENRQCFYCSDADFSSFEKHIRTNKIPLIRFDDIAQTHVTIGFEESQRNEFIFPGSETFNQPAYDESTERFPIQVTDDEETEIPSQQHTDRSGQMQSNTRQEQQNSKKWETAKYPDYEDFKYRLESFRGWPLTEPSPRTLCEAGFFFTGHSYDLVRCFCCGIDLKDFSDTDNPLLEHAKHSENCSFLLDHLGSREAVERYKQRFVTQDPEEIRRRQRDQFQRQQGRAAANYRAKHERFRTLKSRMDTFINWPQHLSQRPQQLAEAGMYFTGVDDHCRCFACDGGLRKWEPGDDPWIEHCRWFPACPFAREIKGDGFINLVQLSADHVLEENGSNSQDEASCAMAALTIDDAKIQKIVEQNKDALVQDMGFSIVDVKTAIFEQGNPNPDINDIVIRLEVLNDRRQVEENLKQTHAPPDSGGPFPTERLLEENQRLKNMLLCHLCYNNSVNALFLPCTHHKYCMECTEHIDRCPHCNRSIKERIRTYMT, from the exons ATGGAATTCACGCCGAGGATTAACATTGGACGCCGAAGCAGAAACACTAGTGCTGCCTTGAAAAAGCTTTTGAG TAAATCTCTGTTTGTAGGCAAAAGTACACCCTGGAAAGGTTCGGTTACAG TCGTTCCAATAGATTCAGTCGTTCCAATAGATAACTTCAACTTTAACTGCATTCCTGTTTTCAAAATTCACTTAAGTAAAGGATTTCGCAACAAAAATACTAAAACTACCAGAATGGAAACATCAAAGATTTTAGATGGTTTATATGTTTTGGGTACCAAATGTGGCCTAGACGTTCTCCCACTGTTGTACGCCAGCAAAACAAAAACGTATGCAGTGTTCTCTCCGTCTTCGTTTTGGAAAACCCTACATTTCACAGAGGACCAACATCTGACAGAAACGTTTTTAGCATACAAAAATGAGAATCGGCAATGCTTCTACTGTTCAGATGCGGACTTCAGTTCGTTTGAGAAACACATTCGTACTAATAAAATCCCTTTAATCAGGTTTGATGATATAGCCCAGACTCATGTAACAATTGGTTTTGAAGAAAGTCAGCGGAATGAATTCATTTTTCCCGGCTCTGAAACATTTAATCAGCCTGCTTACGATGAAAGTACAGAAAGATTTCCCATCCAAGTCACTGATGACGAGGAGACTGAAATCCCTTCACAGCAACACACTGATCGAAGTGGACAAATGCAATCTAACACAAGACAAGAGCAACAAAATAGCAAAAAATGGGAG acAGCCAAATATCCAGATTACGAGGATTTTAAATACAGATTGGAATCATTCCGCGGATGGCCATTGACTGAACCAAGCCCGAGAACACTATGTGAGGCTGGATTCTTTTTCACCG GTCACAGTTACGACCTCGTGCGGTGTTTCTGCTGTGGAATCGATCTAAAAGACTTCTCTGACACGGACAATCCATTGCTGGAGCACGCGAAACATTCCGAAAATTGTTCGTTCCTGCTGGACCACTTAGGAAGTCGGGAGGCCGTAGAAAGATATAAG CAAAGGTTCGTTACTCAGGATCCTGAAGAGATCAGGCGAAGGCAACGTGACCAGTTCCAAAGGCAACAAG GTCGAGCAGCCGCAAACTACAGAGCAAAGCACGAGAGGTTCCGAACGCTTAAATCTCGCATGGATACTTTTATAAATTGGCCTCAACATTTGTCCCAGAGACCACAACAGCTGGCCGAGGCAGGGATGTACTTCACAG GTGTTGATGATCATTGTCGTTGTTTCGCGTGTGACGGCGGCTTGAGAAAATGGGAACCAGGAGATGATCCTTGGATAGAACACTGTCGGTGGTTTCCGGCTTGTCCTTTCGCAAGAGAAATCAAGGGCGATGGATTTATCAACCTCGTCCAACTTTCTGCCGATCATGTCTTGGAA GAAAATGGATCAAATTCTCAAGACGAAGCGAGTTGTGCTATGGCTGCTTTAACTATTGATGATGCAAAGATTCAAAAGATAGTGGAACAAAATAAAGACGCTCTAGTTCAGGACATGGGTTTTTCTATTGTCGATGTAAAAACCGCCATTTTTGAACAAG GCAACCCTAACCCAGATATTAATGATATCGTTATTCGACTGGAGGTACTGAATGATAGAAGGCAGGTCGAAGAAAACTTAAAGCAAACACATGCACCACCAGATTCGGGAGGTCCATTTCCAACAG AACGATTACTGGAAGAAAACCAACGATTGAAGAACATGCTTTTGTGCCATTTATGCTACAACAACTCAGTGAACGCCTTGTTTCTACCTTGCACACATCACAAATACTGCATGGAATGCACAGAACACATCGATAGATGTCCACACTGTAACAGATCAATAAAAGAAAGGATTCGAACATATATGACATGA
- the LOC127849537 gene encoding putative inhibitor of apoptosis isoform X3, translated as METSKILDGLYVLGTKCGLDVLPLLYASKTKTYAVFSPSSFWKTLHFTEDQHLTETFLAYKNENRQCFYCSDADFSSFEKHIRTNKIPLIRFDDIAQTHVTIGFEESQRNEFIFPGSETFNQPAYDESTERFPIQVTDDEETEIPSQQHTDRSGQMQSNTRQEQQNSKKWETAKYPDYEDFKYRLESFRGWPLTEPSPRTLCEAGFFFTGHSYDLVRCFCCGIDLKDFSDTDNPLLEHAKHSENCSFLLDHLGSREAVERYKQRFVTQDPEEIRRRQRDQFQRQQGRAAANYRAKHERFRTLKSRMDTFINWPQHLSQRPQQLAEAGMYFTGVDDHCRCFACDGGLRKWEPGDDPWIEHCRWFPACPFAREIKGDGFINLVQLSADHVLEENGSNSQDEASCAMAALTIDDAKIQKIVEQNKDALVQDMGFSIVDVKTAIFEQGNPNPDINDIVIRLEVLNDRRQVEENLKQTHAPPDSGGPFPTERLLEENQRLKNMLLCHLCYNNSVNALFLPCTHHKYCMECTEHIDRCPHCNRSIKERIRTYMT; from the exons ATGGAAACATCAAAGATTTTAGATGGTTTATATGTTTTGGGTACCAAATGTGGCCTAGACGTTCTCCCACTGTTGTACGCCAGCAAAACAAAAACGTATGCAGTGTTCTCTCCGTCTTCGTTTTGGAAAACCCTACATTTCACAGAGGACCAACATCTGACAGAAACGTTTTTAGCATACAAAAATGAGAATCGGCAATGCTTCTACTGTTCAGATGCGGACTTCAGTTCGTTTGAGAAACACATTCGTACTAATAAAATCCCTTTAATCAGGTTTGATGATATAGCCCAGACTCATGTAACAATTGGTTTTGAAGAAAGTCAGCGGAATGAATTCATTTTTCCCGGCTCTGAAACATTTAATCAGCCTGCTTACGATGAAAGTACAGAAAGATTTCCCATCCAAGTCACTGATGACGAGGAGACTGAAATCCCTTCACAGCAACACACTGATCGAAGTGGACAAATGCAATCTAACACAAGACAAGAGCAACAAAATAGCAAAAAATGGGAG acAGCCAAATATCCAGATTACGAGGATTTTAAATACAGATTGGAATCATTCCGCGGATGGCCATTGACTGAACCAAGCCCGAGAACACTATGTGAGGCTGGATTCTTTTTCACCG GTCACAGTTACGACCTCGTGCGGTGTTTCTGCTGTGGAATCGATCTAAAAGACTTCTCTGACACGGACAATCCATTGCTGGAGCACGCGAAACATTCCGAAAATTGTTCGTTCCTGCTGGACCACTTAGGAAGTCGGGAGGCCGTAGAAAGATATAAG CAAAGGTTCGTTACTCAGGATCCTGAAGAGATCAGGCGAAGGCAACGTGACCAGTTCCAAAGGCAACAAG GTCGAGCAGCCGCAAACTACAGAGCAAAGCACGAGAGGTTCCGAACGCTTAAATCTCGCATGGATACTTTTATAAATTGGCCTCAACATTTGTCCCAGAGACCACAACAGCTGGCCGAGGCAGGGATGTACTTCACAG GTGTTGATGATCATTGTCGTTGTTTCGCGTGTGACGGCGGCTTGAGAAAATGGGAACCAGGAGATGATCCTTGGATAGAACACTGTCGGTGGTTTCCGGCTTGTCCTTTCGCAAGAGAAATCAAGGGCGATGGATTTATCAACCTCGTCCAACTTTCTGCCGATCATGTCTTGGAA GAAAATGGATCAAATTCTCAAGACGAAGCGAGTTGTGCTATGGCTGCTTTAACTATTGATGATGCAAAGATTCAAAAGATAGTGGAACAAAATAAAGACGCTCTAGTTCAGGACATGGGTTTTTCTATTGTCGATGTAAAAACCGCCATTTTTGAACAAG GCAACCCTAACCCAGATATTAATGATATCGTTATTCGACTGGAGGTACTGAATGATAGAAGGCAGGTCGAAGAAAACTTAAAGCAAACACATGCACCACCAGATTCGGGAGGTCCATTTCCAACAG AACGATTACTGGAAGAAAACCAACGATTGAAGAACATGCTTTTGTGCCATTTATGCTACAACAACTCAGTGAACGCCTTGTTTCTACCTTGCACACATCACAAATACTGCATGGAATGCACAGAACACATCGATAGATGTCCACACTGTAACAGATCAATAAAAGAAAGGATTCGAACATATATGACATGA